The following proteins are co-located in the Candidatus Competibacteraceae bacterium genome:
- the nifE gene encoding nitrogenase iron-molybdenum cofactor biosynthesis protein NifE, translated as MKPSDLAALIDEPACTHNLKSKSGCARPKPGAAAGGCAFDGAQIALLPIADVAHIVHGPISCAGNAWDSRGARSTGPTLYKLGLTTDLSEQDVIMGRGEKRLFHAIKQVIDSHAPAAVFVYSTCVTALIGDDLEAVCKAAARRWGVPVIPIDSAGFFGSKNLGNRIAGEAMLKYVIGGREPEPPPVDPARPELRVHDINLIGEYNIAGELWHTLPLFDELGLRVLCSLSGDARFREIQTMHRAEVNMVVCSRAMLNVARKLRDRFGAPWFEGSFYGVRDVSAALRDFARLLDDPDLQVRTEALIAREEARIDAELAPWRERLRGKRALLYTGGVKSWSIVAALQDLGLTVVATGTKKSTEEDKTRIRELMGEDAQMIDDGNPRGLLDLARANQADILIAGGRNLYTAIKARLPFLDVNQEREHGYAGYQGMATLARQLVRALENPVWDAVRQPAPWTAIPETTHG; from the coding sequence ATGAAACCCAGCGATCTCGCCGCACTGATCGACGAACCGGCTTGCACTCACAACCTGAAAAGCAAGTCCGGCTGCGCCCGCCCCAAGCCGGGAGCCGCCGCCGGCGGCTGTGCCTTCGATGGCGCGCAGATCGCCCTGCTGCCGATTGCCGATGTCGCGCACATCGTGCATGGCCCCATCTCCTGCGCCGGCAATGCCTGGGACAGCCGCGGCGCCCGCTCCACCGGCCCCACCCTGTACAAACTCGGTCTGACCACCGATCTCAGCGAGCAGGACGTAATCATGGGGCGCGGCGAAAAGCGCCTGTTTCACGCCATCAAGCAGGTGATCGATAGCCATGCCCCGGCGGCGGTATTCGTGTACAGCACCTGCGTGACGGCGCTGATCGGCGACGATCTGGAAGCAGTCTGCAAGGCGGCGGCGCGGCGCTGGGGCGTACCGGTGATTCCGATCGACTCGGCCGGCTTTTTCGGCAGCAAGAATCTGGGCAACCGCATTGCCGGCGAAGCGATGCTCAAGTACGTGATCGGCGGCCGCGAGCCGGAACCGCCGCCGGTGGACCCCGCGCGGCCGGAGCTGCGGGTCCACGACATCAATCTGATCGGCGAATACAACATCGCCGGGGAACTGTGGCACACCCTGCCGCTGTTCGACGAACTGGGGTTGCGGGTGTTGTGTTCCCTGTCCGGCGACGCCCGTTTCCGGGAAATCCAGACCATGCACCGGGCCGAGGTCAACATGGTGGTGTGTTCCCGCGCCATGCTCAATGTCGCCCGCAAGCTGCGGGATCGGTTTGGCGCGCCCTGGTTCGAGGGCAGTTTTTACGGTGTTCGTGACGTGTCCGCCGCCCTGCGCGATTTCGCCCGCCTGCTCGACGATCCCGATCTCCAGGTCCGCACCGAGGCGCTGATCGCCCGTGAAGAGGCACGGATTGACGCTGAACTGGCGCCTTGGCGGGAGCGACTGCGCGGCAAGCGGGCGCTGCTGTACACCGGCGGGGTCAAATCCTGGTCCATCGTCGCCGCCTTGCAGGATCTGGGACTGACGGTGGTCGCCACCGGCACCAAGAAATCCACCGAGGAAGACAAGACCCGGATTCGGGAGTTGATGGGCGAGGACGCCCAGATGATCGACGACGGCAACCCGCGCGGCCTGCTGGATCTGGCCCGCGCCAACCAGGCCGACATCCTGATCGCCGGCGGTCGCAACCTGTATACCGCCATCAAGGCCCGATTGCCGTTTCTGGATGTCAACCAGGAACGGGAACACGGCTACGCCGGCTATCAAGGCATGGCGACGCTGGCGCGGCAACTGGTCCGCGCCCTGGAAAATCCGGTGTGGGACGCCGTGCGCCAACCCGCGCCCTGGACCGCAATCCCGGAGACGACTCATGGCTGA
- the nifN gene encoding nitrogenase iron-molybdenum cofactor biosynthesis protein NifN, protein MAEIVRRNKPLSVSPLKTSQPLGASLAVLGLDRAIPLLHGAQGCTAFAKVFFVRHFREPIPLQTTALDQISGIMGADDSLLEGLSTVCEKHRPAAVGLLTTGLTETQGTDIHRVLKIFRERHPEFRAIRIVPVNTPDFSGGLESGFAAAVRAMIEHWTPSVAASGVRPGRRPRQINVLCGPSLTPGDLEALKELIESFDLHPLLLPDLSDSLDGHLAADEFSPLTTGGTPVAAFATLGDAAATLVIGASLYPAAERLAQRTGTPLHRFEHLWGLEANDRLIMTLAGIAGGPVPARLERQRAQLQDAMLDTHFLLGQARLAIAADADLLHAACTLGVEIGAEIVAAVTPCRAAVLERIPAAQVHIGDLEDLEQLARRNEAELLLGNSHMADAAQRLNLPLLRMGFPLYDQIGAYRRTWIGYRGSRQTLFDLANGLLGTHQQPVTPYHSLYSPKPDHRPEEHGHETATASMDRHGWH, encoded by the coding sequence ATGGCTGAAATCGTTCGCCGCAACAAACCCCTGTCCGTCAGTCCACTGAAAACCAGCCAACCGCTGGGCGCCAGCCTGGCGGTGCTTGGCCTCGATCGCGCCATCCCGCTGCTGCACGGTGCCCAGGGCTGCACTGCCTTTGCCAAGGTGTTCTTCGTGCGCCATTTCCGCGAACCGATCCCGCTGCAAACCACCGCGCTGGACCAGATCAGCGGCATCATGGGCGCGGACGACAGCCTGCTTGAAGGATTGAGCACCGTTTGCGAGAAGCACCGACCGGCGGCGGTGGGCCTGTTGACCACCGGGCTGACCGAAACTCAAGGCACCGACATCCATCGAGTGCTCAAGATCTTCCGCGAACGCCATCCGGAATTTCGGGCGATCCGCATCGTGCCGGTGAACACCCCGGACTTCAGCGGCGGCCTGGAATCCGGCTTCGCCGCGGCGGTGCGGGCCATGATCGAACATTGGACCCCATCCGTCGCGGCCAGCGGCGTCCGGCCCGGTCGCCGGCCCCGGCAAATCAACGTGCTGTGTGGACCTTCCCTGACGCCGGGCGACCTGGAAGCGCTGAAGGAGTTGATCGAGAGCTTCGATCTGCATCCGCTGCTGCTACCCGACCTGAGCGATTCCCTGGATGGTCATCTGGCGGCCGATGAATTCTCGCCGCTCACCACCGGCGGCACCCCGGTCGCCGCCTTCGCCACCCTGGGTGATGCCGCCGCCACCCTGGTCATCGGCGCGTCCTTGTATCCCGCCGCCGAACGACTGGCTCAACGCACCGGTACGCCGCTGCATCGCTTTGAGCACCTGTGGGGATTGGAGGCGAACGACCGCCTGATCATGACCCTGGCGGGTATCGCCGGCGGTCCGGTGCCGGCGCGGCTGGAGCGGCAGCGCGCCCAATTGCAGGACGCCATGCTCGACACCCATTTCCTGCTTGGCCAGGCGCGGCTGGCCATCGCCGCCGACGCCGATCTGCTGCACGCCGCCTGTACGCTGGGTGTCGAGATCGGCGCGGAAATCGTGGCGGCGGTCACGCCCTGCCGCGCGGCGGTGCTGGAACGTATTCCGGCGGCTCAGGTGCATATCGGCGACCTGGAGGATTTGGAGCAACTGGCGCGACGGAACGAGGCGGAACTGCTACTGGGCAACTCCCACATGGCGGACGCGGCCCAGCGCCTGAACCTGCCGCTGCTGCGGATGGGTTTTCCGCTGTATGACCAGATCGGCGCGTACCGGCGCACCTGGATCGGTTATCGCGGCAGCCGGCAAACCCTGTTCGATCTGGCCAACGGCCTGCTCGGCACGCATCAGCAGCCGGTGACGCCCTACCACTCCCTCTATTCCCCCAAACCCGATCATCGGCCGGAGGAGCATGGGCATGAAACTGCGACGGCATCTATGGATCGTCACGGGTGGCACTGA
- a CDS encoding nitrogen fixation protein NifX — MTTTVKLAFASSDRKRVDQHFGSASALAIYAVSEQQATLLEFAQFGDLEQDGHEDKLATKLALVRDCAAVYCQAIGGSAIRQLLAAGVQPIRVEENMPVERLLNEAQTALKSGTAPWLPGVRRRRNDPQRFEAMEAEGWQE; from the coding sequence ATGACGACGACCGTGAAACTGGCTTTCGCTAGCAGCGACCGCAAGCGGGTGGATCAGCATTTTGGCTCCGCCAGCGCCCTGGCCATCTACGCGGTGAGCGAGCAGCAGGCCACCCTGCTGGAGTTCGCCCAATTCGGCGATCTGGAGCAGGACGGCCACGAAGACAAGCTGGCCACCAAGCTGGCGCTGGTGCGGGACTGCGCGGCGGTGTACTGCCAGGCGATCGGCGGTTCCGCCATCCGGCAGTTGCTGGCCGCCGGGGTGCAACCGATCCGAGTCGAGGAAAACATGCCGGTCGAGCGACTGCTGAACGAGGCGCAAACCGCGCTCAAGTCTGGAACAGCGCCCTGGTTGCCTGGCGTGCGCCGGCGGCGGAACGATCCCCAGCGCTTCGAGGCGATGGAAGCGGAAGGCTGGCAGGAATAA
- the fdxB gene encoding ferredoxin III, nif-specific: MGAEPNITGITRGGAAWIPQFAVALDEGKCIGCGRCYKVCPRDVLTIVQRAVDDVDFDDDDDDDDDDSDNSFMILTNPMDCIGCEACSRVCPKACFTHEALPVAA; this comes from the coding sequence ATGGGCGCAGAACCCAATATCACCGGTATCACTCGTGGAGGAGCCGCCTGGATTCCTCAATTCGCGGTCGCGCTGGACGAAGGCAAGTGCATCGGTTGCGGCCGCTGCTACAAGGTTTGCCCGCGCGATGTGCTGACCATCGTGCAGCGGGCGGTGGACGATGTGGACTTTGATGATGACGACGATGACGACGATGACGACAGCGACAACTCGTTCATGATACTCACCAACCCCATGGATTGTATCGGCTGCGAGGCGTGTTCGCGGGTCTGCCCCAAAGCCTGCTTTACCCACGAAGCGCTGCCGGTGGCGGCCTGA
- a CDS encoding TOBE domain-containing protein, with protein sequence MQISTRNQFKGQATVLRIGQINADVSVDIGGGDQINALITTKSLENLGIHDGVEVHALVKASSVMIMRGSAPLKLSARNQLRGNVIRCQKGTVNGEVTIQLPGGGTVTAIITNESFDGLELKEGAEAIAVFKSTSVILGVGA encoded by the coding sequence ATGCAGATCAGCACCAGAAACCAGTTCAAGGGTCAGGCGACCGTCCTCCGCATCGGCCAGATCAACGCCGATGTTAGCGTCGATATCGGCGGCGGCGACCAGATCAATGCCCTGATCACCACCAAGAGCCTGGAAAATCTGGGTATCCACGACGGCGTCGAGGTCCACGCGCTGGTCAAGGCGTCGTCGGTCATGATCATGAGAGGGTCCGCGCCGTTGAAGCTGAGTGCCCGCAACCAGTTGCGAGGCAACGTGATCCGCTGCCAGAAGGGCACGGTTAACGGCGAGGTGACGATCCAGTTGCCGGGCGGCGGAACTGTCACCGCCATCATCACCAACGAAAGCTTCGACGGTCTGGAACTCAAGGAAGGCGCCGAGGCGATTGCCGTGTTCAAGTCCACCAGCGTCATTCTGGGCGTAGGGGCATAA
- the vanZ gene encoding VanZ family protein, producing the protein MPRLPWLPLPVARLALVLVVIAIMVLALMPATTVPVTTAWDKLDHGLAFFTLALLAEQAFPGWPFWRGLALGLVAFGVGIEIAQGFTPDREASLLDVLADGIGIAIYGTVRQLTAAWVRTVAE; encoded by the coding sequence ATGCCGCGACTTCCCTGGCTCCCGCTACCCGTGGCCCGTTTGGCCCTGGTCCTTGTGGTGATCGCGATCATGGTGCTCGCCTTGATGCCGGCGACCACCGTGCCGGTGACCACCGCGTGGGATAAATTGGATCACGGGCTGGCATTTTTCACCCTGGCCCTGCTCGCCGAACAGGCCTTTCCCGGATGGCCGTTCTGGCGCGGCCTCGCCCTGGGCCTGGTGGCCTTCGGGGTGGGGATAGAAATCGCCCAGGGATTTACCCCGGACCGGGAGGCCAGTCTGTTGGATGTGTTGGCCGATGGCATCGGCATCGCGATTTATGGCACCGTGCGTCAGTTAACGGCCGCATGGGTCCGGACTGTCGCAGAGTAG
- a CDS encoding AAA family ATPase has translation MPSIMPPFRMSPSRIARYFFHDCERFLRFSATPDPNRKAEGVPQHQPDTSPVMDAIQKAGYGWEEQVVEQLLKGKVLIASGTPDTPVRDRRFDRHQTLDALRTAKTGSFIYQGSLRAPDSFYTRFGINSALIRFSDNHPDLIAIETVGQQRRFRVIDIKRGDTAKAIHRIQILLYAWQLEAIIAAEGIDGVVDVATGSVWLGNTDTPLNVDLNPVRPHVIRLLRQDLSRICSNPADQAAWHLHFRCEWCDYFNHCRAETRTTNNISRLAGLTGFGKRFLGKQGVTTVDDLDHWLAQPTADDTLARCASLAGRGHLLRGQTTAFVQDQPIIHGAGSMLLPIGENVAVFLTAQEEPLEETCYLAGVLVSVRENLREPVTGKTDLPKPAVWVAKSRSEVPTIVSGVVTYLNTLFKNVANYNQNRTWQNQLTLQCYVHNERERAVFSRLLMTALTDPAIQQAAMRLLLHFSSPDLVNIEQHPEEPVAYPLVVLLSAQAQLIALPVDTSYTLPESLAALGSSFTYARNPHVHFPLGHAMRPDGIHKVWDGQQDFSIVRNNGRDLLYASRALLFALRQQAGAQLVAWPPKFTMPGTSGIQSPLLAQLAFFSRFESMMSCLEIQATRAEAREIQRAQDKIIELEAVGGDHFKIVKGPATLDENTMPNWLLVADDDYGRLAQLRFPDYYCRDKSYYGKKSPHRAIVGIEKVGTDSAGIPQTLQVAWSQEFSTGFAEAGQRYVMHPRFIDYNTDRVIRWLVSLDRSGPQLLVTSLQAPSSSPCSLNTPVEKRVAASIPSLSLTPSQNKAFQALRHYESTVVWGPPGTGKTHFIGAAIAALVAAHHVEQKPFRILVTAFTHAAIENVLKSVARTLQTCFTTTNVSVWKAGEWRGDKKPESVTEVDPKFRNQILGQDQVVIGATVYACIKASPGQVFNLVVIDEASQVRLSEACIPLTLRHQEGHLLLAGDHQQLPPIVKGEWPDPVKGPAIHGSILTALRVDQHAALGLQLHENWRMNATLTSIAAEFIYGDQYRCATDEIATQQLRWAVADGMSRFAKHCLDPQYPFVMVVLDGVDAGKENLLEARLVAGLTRALRNGMVTVAGTPYANDRDFFHGTGKDGPGVFIVSPHHVQIAAIRKAIARKGLTNPFVDTVEKMQGQEAEAVLISYGVSDPEFALREAAFIYGRNRLNVAITRARCKAVLFLPRPLLDAPPGVLDVEEAVAGLAFMRQLYDLAAEKGDRKIFNCKKSKISVEVLRFKA, from the coding sequence ATGCCTTCCATAATGCCGCCGTTTCGCATGAGTCCATCACGCATTGCGCGTTATTTCTTCCACGACTGTGAGCGTTTTCTGCGCTTCTCCGCTACACCAGACCCCAATAGAAAAGCAGAGGGTGTCCCGCAACACCAGCCAGATACCAGCCCAGTGATGGATGCAATTCAAAAAGCAGGGTATGGCTGGGAAGAACAGGTTGTCGAACAATTGCTGAAAGGCAAGGTACTCATAGCGAGTGGTACGCCCGATACTCCAGTGCGTGATCGTCGCTTTGATCGTCACCAAACCCTTGATGCCCTCCGCACCGCTAAGACCGGGAGCTTTATCTACCAAGGTTCATTACGTGCGCCTGATTCCTTCTACACACGCTTCGGTATCAACTCCGCTCTAATCCGTTTCTCCGATAATCACCCGGATCTGATTGCCATCGAGACGGTCGGCCAACAACGCCGATTCCGGGTCATTGATATCAAGCGCGGCGATACCGCCAAAGCCATCCATCGCATCCAAATCCTGCTTTACGCTTGGCAACTGGAAGCCATTATCGCCGCCGAAGGCATTGACGGGGTTGTAGATGTCGCTACGGGCAGTGTATGGCTTGGAAATACCGACACACCGCTTAATGTTGACCTAAATCCCGTGCGCCCGCATGTGATCCGTTTGCTCCGTCAAGACCTATCACGGATTTGCTCTAATCCGGCGGATCAAGCTGCATGGCATCTACATTTTCGGTGTGAATGGTGCGACTATTTTAATCACTGTCGCGCTGAAACGCGCACGACGAACAACATCTCGCGCTTGGCGGGTTTGACCGGGTTTGGCAAGCGCTTTCTGGGTAAACAAGGCGTCACCACCGTCGATGATCTCGACCACTGGTTAGCGCAGCCCACCGCCGACGACACGCTAGCGCGTTGCGCTTCCCTTGCCGGTCGCGGTCACCTCCTCCGGGGTCAGACCACCGCGTTTGTTCAAGACCAGCCGATTATTCACGGTGCGGGGTCCATGTTGCTCCCCATCGGCGAGAACGTCGCGGTTTTTCTCACGGCCCAAGAGGAACCCTTGGAGGAAACTTGTTATCTTGCCGGGGTACTGGTTTCCGTGCGGGAGAATCTGCGAGAGCCGGTTACCGGTAAGACAGACCTACCTAAGCCGGCGGTGTGGGTGGCTAAGTCACGCAGCGAGGTACCTACGATTGTTTCCGGTGTAGTGACCTACCTCAACACGCTCTTCAAGAATGTCGCCAATTACAACCAGAACCGGACTTGGCAGAATCAACTGACCTTGCAGTGCTACGTTCACAACGAACGGGAGCGTGCGGTATTCAGCCGATTACTCATGACAGCCTTGACTGATCCGGCGATCCAGCAAGCCGCCATGCGTCTGCTGCTCCACTTCTCCAGTCCTGATCTCGTCAATATCGAACAACACCCAGAAGAACCCGTGGCCTACCCGCTGGTCGTGTTGTTATCGGCACAAGCCCAGTTGATCGCCCTGCCCGTCGATACCAGCTATACCCTGCCGGAGTCGCTCGCCGCCCTCGGAAGCTCCTTTACCTACGCCCGCAATCCTCACGTTCATTTTCCGCTGGGTCACGCGATGCGACCGGACGGAATTCACAAGGTTTGGGATGGTCAGCAGGACTTCTCCATTGTTCGCAATAACGGCAGAGACTTGCTCTATGCAAGCCGTGCGCTCCTGTTCGCATTACGCCAGCAAGCAGGGGCGCAACTCGTAGCATGGCCACCGAAATTCACAATGCCGGGTACCAGCGGCATCCAATCGCCACTGCTGGCCCAGTTAGCGTTTTTTAGCCGTTTCGAGAGCATGATGTCCTGCTTGGAGATACAGGCAACGCGGGCCGAGGCGCGCGAAATCCAGCGAGCACAGGACAAAATTATTGAACTGGAGGCTGTAGGTGGCGATCACTTCAAGATCGTAAAAGGTCCTGCTACCCTCGATGAAAACACCATGCCCAACTGGTTGCTCGTGGCGGACGACGACTATGGTCGGCTCGCACAGTTACGATTCCCTGATTACTACTGCCGGGACAAGAGCTACTACGGTAAAAAATCACCACATCGCGCCATTGTGGGCATTGAAAAGGTGGGCACCGACAGTGCCGGGATTCCTCAGACCTTGCAAGTAGCCTGGAGCCAGGAATTCAGCACAGGATTCGCAGAGGCCGGCCAGCGCTATGTGATGCACCCCCGTTTCATTGACTACAACACCGATAGGGTGATCCGCTGGCTGGTCAGTCTTGACCGCTCTGGCCCGCAATTGCTGGTCACGTCCCTGCAAGCCCCTTCATCAAGCCCCTGTTCACTCAATACACCGGTGGAAAAACGGGTTGCTGCGAGCATTCCCTCGCTTTCGCTGACTCCCAGTCAGAACAAGGCATTCCAAGCGCTACGCCACTATGAAAGTACCGTCGTTTGGGGCCCACCGGGGACTGGAAAAACGCATTTCATTGGCGCAGCGATAGCCGCACTGGTAGCCGCGCATCACGTTGAGCAGAAACCCTTTCGTATACTCGTGACCGCATTTACCCATGCTGCCATCGAGAACGTATTGAAAAGCGTTGCTCGCACCCTCCAGACATGCTTCACCACCACGAATGTATCTGTGTGGAAAGCCGGAGAATGGAGGGGCGATAAAAAACCAGAATCCGTTACTGAGGTTGACCCGAAGTTCCGCAACCAGATCTTGGGACAGGATCAGGTAGTGATCGGCGCCACGGTTTACGCCTGCATTAAAGCCAGCCCCGGCCAAGTGTTCAACCTCGTCGTTATTGACGAGGCCAGCCAAGTACGACTTTCTGAAGCCTGTATTCCTTTAACGCTTCGTCACCAAGAGGGCCATCTGCTGCTCGCCGGTGATCACCAGCAACTTCCTCCTATCGTCAAGGGCGAATGGCCAGACCCGGTAAAGGGTCCCGCCATCCACGGCTCCATCCTGACTGCATTGCGCGTGGACCAGCACGCCGCGCTCGGCTTGCAGCTCCATGAAAACTGGCGGATGAACGCCACTCTGACATCCATTGCGGCTGAGTTCATTTACGGCGATCAATACAGGTGCGCTACGGACGAGATTGCGACCCAGCAACTCCGTTGGGCGGTGGCGGATGGCATGAGTCGCTTCGCCAAGCACTGCCTCGACCCCCAATATCCGTTTGTGATGGTGGTGCTCGACGGGGTGGATGCGGGTAAGGAAAATTTGTTGGAAGCGCGCTTGGTCGCGGGATTAACGCGCGCGCTGCGGAATGGTATGGTCACGGTTGCTGGGACGCCCTATGCCAATGACCGGGACTTCTTCCACGGCACCGGAAAAGACGGACCCGGTGTCTTCATCGTGAGTCCTCACCACGTTCAAATTGCCGCGATCCGCAAGGCAATTGCCCGCAAGGGGCTGACGAATCCGTTCGTCGATACGGTGGAGAAAATGCAAGGTCAGGAGGCCGAAGCTGTCCTGATCTCCTATGGTGTTTCGGACCCCGAATTTGCGCTGCGCGAAGCGGCGTTTATCTACGGGCGGAACCGCCTCAACGTCGCCATCACTCGCGCCCGTTGCAAGGCGGTCCTTTTTCTGCCGAGACCACTTTTAGATGCGCCCCCCGGCGTGCTGGATGTGGAAGAAGCGGTCGCGGGACTCGCGTTCATGCGGCAGCTTTATGATCTGGCTGCCGAGAAGGGGGATCGGAAGATATTTAACTGTAAGAAAAGCAAGATAAGTGTGGAAGTACTGCGGTTCAAAGCCTAA